A genomic stretch from Serratia entomophila includes:
- a CDS encoding c-type cytochrome: MSMRSLYLLSLLVAGGSAQAMSAGEYVAKAGDCTACHTAPGGAELAGGMKFPTPLGDIYATNITPDKEHGIGGYSFDEFDRAMRQGVAKDGHRLYPAMPYTSYAKMSAEDMRALYHYLMNEVPAQSTANRASDISWPLSMRWPLAVWNRLFHDDQVYRPDPQQSAEWNRGAYLVQGAGHCGSCHTPRGWAMQEQGLDGKEPAFLSGAELDDWYASDLRGMQPNEVMALLKTGRSQHAAVAGPMGEVVTHSTQYLSDADLKAIGNYLHSLAADPVPAVAAPAQADNQSGRASYAMYCSTCHGNKGEGSDNTIPALAGNATVTADNPLTALRVVLEGAQTPTTQHAAAIAMPGYAWTLNDRQAADLMSYLRGSWGNRAAPVTEQQVQEARKLQAK; the protein is encoded by the coding sequence ATGAGCATGCGTTCGCTGTACCTATTGAGCCTGCTGGTGGCCGGCGGCTCGGCACAGGCGATGTCCGCCGGGGAATACGTGGCCAAAGCCGGTGACTGCACCGCCTGCCACACCGCGCCGGGCGGCGCCGAACTGGCGGGGGGCATGAAGTTCCCGACGCCGCTGGGGGATATCTACGCCACCAACATCACGCCGGATAAAGAACATGGCATCGGCGGCTATTCGTTCGACGAGTTTGATCGCGCCATGCGCCAGGGCGTCGCCAAAGACGGCCACCGGCTGTACCCGGCGATGCCTTACACCTCGTACGCCAAAATGAGCGCGGAGGACATGCGCGCGCTGTACCATTACCTGATGAACGAAGTGCCGGCGCAGAGCACCGCCAACCGCGCCAGCGACATCAGCTGGCCGCTGTCGATGCGCTGGCCGCTGGCGGTGTGGAACCGGCTGTTCCACGACGACCAGGTTTATCGGCCGGATCCGCAGCAGAGCGCCGAGTGGAACCGCGGCGCCTATCTGGTGCAGGGCGCGGGGCACTGCGGCAGCTGCCATACGCCGCGCGGCTGGGCCATGCAGGAGCAAGGGTTGGACGGTAAAGAACCGGCCTTCCTGAGCGGCGCTGAGCTGGACGACTGGTATGCCTCGGATCTGCGCGGTATGCAGCCGAACGAGGTCATGGCGCTGCTGAAAACCGGCCGCAGCCAACACGCGGCGGTCGCCGGGCCGATGGGCGAGGTGGTGACCCACAGCACCCAATACCTGAGCGATGCGGATCTGAAGGCTATCGGCAATTATCTGCACAGCCTGGCGGCGGACCCGGTTCCGGCGGTGGCCGCTCCGGCGCAGGCCGACAATCAGAGCGGGCGGGCCAGCTATGCGATGTACTGCTCGACCTGCCACGGCAATAAGGGGGAGGGGAGCGACAATACCATTCCGGCGCTGGCGGGCAACGCGACGGTGACGGCGGACAACCCATTGACCGCGCTGCGGGTGGTGCTGGAAGGGGCGCAAACGCCGACCACGCAACACGCCGCGGCGATCGCCATGCCGGGCTACGCCTGGACGCTGAACGACCGGCAGGCAGCCGATCTGATGAGCTATTTGCGGGGAAGTTGGGGCAACCGGGCGGCGCCGGTCACCGAACAGCAGGTGCAGGAGGCGCGCAAGCTGCAGGCTAAATAA
- the hmpA gene encoding NO-inducible flavohemoprotein, with protein MLDSQTIATVKSTIPLLAATGPKLTAHFYDRMFAHNPELKDIFNMSNQRNGDQRQALFDAICAYAANIENLAALLPAVERIAQKHASFNIQPDQYQIVGGHLLATLDEMFSPGQEVLDAWGKAYGVLAKVFIQREEQIYQQSETDNGGWRDLRAFRILKKQPQSEVICSFVLAPVDGGRVADFKPGQYLAVYIRHDSLEHQEIRQYSLTAAPNGEFYRIAVKREDQGKVSSYLHQQAQEGDVIYLAPPHGDFFLEAEPNTPVALISAGVGQTPMLGMLNSLHDNQHQAEIHWLHAAENGAVHAFAAEVADIAGRMPNLNRHVWYREPGAEDVEGRDYQSRGLMDLGALSAALSNPQMHYYFCGPVPFMQHVGKQLLAMGVEAERIHYECFGPHKVL; from the coding sequence ATGCTGGACAGCCAAACCATCGCCACCGTCAAATCCACCATTCCGCTGCTGGCCGCCACCGGGCCGAAGTTGACCGCCCATTTCTACGATCGGATGTTCGCGCACAACCCTGAATTGAAAGATATTTTCAATATGAGCAACCAGCGCAACGGCGACCAGCGCCAGGCGCTGTTCGACGCCATCTGCGCCTATGCCGCCAACATCGAGAACCTGGCGGCGCTGTTGCCGGCGGTGGAGCGCATTGCGCAAAAACACGCCAGCTTCAACATTCAGCCCGATCAGTATCAGATTGTCGGCGGCCACCTGCTGGCGACGCTGGACGAAATGTTCAGCCCGGGCCAGGAAGTGCTGGACGCCTGGGGCAAAGCCTATGGCGTGCTGGCCAAGGTGTTTATCCAGCGTGAAGAGCAGATTTATCAACAAAGCGAAACCGACAACGGCGGCTGGCGCGACCTGCGCGCCTTCCGCATCCTCAAAAAGCAGCCGCAGAGCGAGGTGATCTGCAGCTTCGTGCTGGCGCCGGTCGACGGCGGCCGGGTAGCGGACTTCAAACCGGGGCAGTATCTGGCGGTCTACATCAGGCACGACAGCCTGGAGCATCAGGAAATTCGCCAATATTCACTGACTGCCGCGCCGAACGGCGAGTTCTACCGCATCGCGGTCAAGCGCGAAGATCAGGGCAAAGTGTCCAGCTATCTGCATCAGCAGGCACAGGAAGGCGACGTGATTTACCTCGCCCCGCCGCACGGCGATTTCTTCCTCGAGGCAGAGCCGAACACCCCGGTGGCGCTGATCTCCGCCGGCGTTGGCCAAACGCCGATGCTCGGCATGTTGAACAGCCTGCACGACAATCAGCATCAGGCGGAAATTCACTGGCTGCACGCGGCGGAAAACGGCGCCGTTCACGCCTTTGCCGCCGAAGTGGCGGACATCGCCGGGCGCATGCCGAACCTGAACCGCCACGTCTGGTACCGTGAACCGGGTGCGGAGGATGTGGAAGGCCGCGACTATCAAAGCCGCGGGCTGATGGATCTTGGCGCGCTGAGCGCTGCGTTGAGCAACCCGCAGATGCACTATTACTTCTGCGGCCCGGTGCCGTTCATGCAGCACGTGGGCAAACAGCTGCTGGCGATGGGAGTGGAGGCCGAGCGCATCCACTACGAATGCTTCGGCCCGCATAAGGTGCTGTAA
- a CDS encoding nickel/cobalt transporter — translation MSINLSQPAGRKRHWAFSLWPLLLFALLLALAAQLAWHFWPQLLMQSVVWQKGLHQQMAGLLQQVKAAPQQAGLALMLFSLSYGVLHALGPGHGKVVIATYLATHPARLKSSLKLTFAASLVQGLVAIVLVTLMLVVLQLSSRQLHQSSFWLEKGSFILVIALGVLLSWRALKRLYAAVKAMRPSPALRINSLKPMAADHVHSERCGCGHRHLPSASELQAGGDWRTQTAIVLAMGMRPCSGAILVLLFSKVIGVFAWGVISALAMALGTSLTISLLALLVHYGRRLAVRLSRSRAPAAWSAVAWGSLALAGGLILLCAGLLLYVSAQPEFGGGIRPFSR, via the coding sequence ATGTCAATAAATCTCAGCCAACCGGCTGGCCGCAAACGCCATTGGGCCTTTAGCCTGTGGCCGCTGCTGCTGTTTGCACTGCTGCTGGCGTTGGCCGCTCAGCTGGCGTGGCATTTTTGGCCGCAGCTGCTGATGCAGAGCGTGGTGTGGCAAAAGGGGCTGCACCAGCAGATGGCGGGGCTGTTGCAGCAGGTGAAGGCCGCGCCGCAGCAGGCCGGCCTGGCGTTAATGTTGTTCAGCCTGAGCTATGGCGTGCTGCATGCGCTCGGCCCCGGTCACGGCAAGGTGGTGATCGCCACCTACCTGGCCACGCATCCGGCACGGCTGAAAAGCAGCCTGAAGCTGACATTCGCCGCATCGCTGGTGCAGGGGCTGGTGGCGATCGTGCTGGTTACGCTGATGCTGGTGGTGCTGCAGCTTTCTTCCCGGCAGCTGCACCAGAGCAGCTTCTGGCTGGAGAAGGGCAGTTTTATCCTGGTGATAGCGCTTGGGGTGTTGCTGAGCTGGCGCGCATTGAAACGCCTGTATGCGGCGGTGAAGGCGATGCGCCCGTCGCCGGCATTGCGTATTAACAGCCTTAAGCCGATGGCGGCGGACCACGTTCACAGCGAGCGCTGCGGCTGCGGGCATCGCCATCTGCCCAGCGCCAGCGAGCTGCAGGCCGGCGGCGATTGGCGCACCCAGACCGCCATCGTGCTGGCGATGGGCATGCGGCCCTGTTCCGGGGCGATTCTGGTGCTGTTGTTCTCTAAAGTGATCGGCGTATTCGCCTGGGGCGTGATTTCCGCGCTGGCGATGGCGCTCGGCACCTCGCTGACCATTTCCCTGTTGGCGCTGCTGGTGCATTACGGCCGCCGGCTGGCGGTGCGTCTCAGCCGTTCGCGCGCACCCGCAGCCTGGAGCGCGGTGGCCTGGGGTTCGCTGGCGCTGGCCGGCGGCCTGATCCTGCTGTGCGCCGGGCTGTTGTTATATGTGAGCGCGCAGCCGGAATTCGGCGGCGGCATCCGGCCTTTCTCTCGCTAA
- the suhB gene encoding inositol-1-monophosphatase — MHPMLTIAVRAARKAGNLIAKNYETPDAVEASQKGTNDFVTNVDRDAEHLIIDVIRKSYPQHTIVTEERGELVGEDQDVQWVIDPLDGTSNFIKRFPHFSVSIAVRIKGRTEVAVVYDPMRNELFTATRGQGAQLNGYRLRGTNAKDLDGTILATGFPFKLKQHATPYINVVGKLFTQCADFRRTGSAALDLAYVAAGRVDGFFEIGLKPWDFAAGELLVRESGGLVTDFVGGHNHFSSGNVVAGNPRVVKAMLSTMREELSEALKR; from the coding sequence ATGCATCCGATGCTGACTATCGCCGTGCGCGCTGCGCGCAAGGCCGGTAACCTGATTGCCAAAAACTACGAAACCCCGGACGCTGTCGAAGCGAGCCAGAAAGGGACCAATGACTTTGTCACTAACGTCGATCGCGATGCAGAGCATCTGATCATCGACGTGATCCGCAAGTCTTATCCGCAACACACTATCGTTACCGAAGAACGCGGTGAGCTGGTCGGCGAAGATCAGGATGTACAATGGGTGATCGATCCACTGGATGGCACCTCAAACTTTATCAAACGTTTCCCACACTTCTCCGTTTCCATCGCGGTACGCATCAAAGGCCGTACTGAAGTGGCCGTGGTTTACGATCCAATGCGCAACGAACTGTTCACCGCCACTCGCGGCCAGGGCGCACAGCTGAACGGCTACCGCCTGCGCGGCACCAACGCCAAAGATCTGGATGGCACCATCCTGGCGACCGGTTTCCCGTTCAAGCTCAAGCAGCACGCTACCCCTTACATCAACGTCGTCGGCAAACTGTTCACCCAGTGTGCGGACTTCCGCCGCACCGGTTCCGCCGCGCTGGATCTGGCCTACGTCGCCGCCGGCCGCGTGGACGGTTTCTTCGAGATTGGCCTGAAGCCATGGGACTTCGCCGCGGGCGAACTGCTGGTGCGCGAATCCGGCGGCCTGGTGACCGACTTCGTCGGCGGCCACAACCACTTCAGCTCCGGCAACGTGGTTGCAGGCAACCCGCGCGTGGTGAAAGCCATGTTGTCCACCATGCGTGAAGAACTGAGCGAAGCGCTGAAGCGTTAA
- the csiE gene encoding stationary phase inducible protein CsiE: protein MSLDTAPVPELSGQQRRCHLLLMLYAPAPEVQLETISKINGVAPLITRQDIAEVASEIQRFHQLEIVGNPDDGYRLRGSALNQRLCLIHWLRRALRCSPQFVEDHFVPRLRQALAMDAGFSAQLEPCIGMCESLLNRSFDARDRQFLQHYLCYCAWQSQRQRHPQFSASQRGWLHQKPEQRAADALHQTLNQLFNHMPDDDERDFLVLMFTMLKNHSYHSNDSEEDRRLMAAIDRMVERFQQISGMSFSSQADLVSQLFAHLAPAVERCRFDIGIDNMLLEEVVRKYPRLMRTTQEALAPFEQEYDLHFSHEEAGLVAISFGAWLMQDNALQEKQVLLLTLDNPQLEEEVEYQIRELTLLPLNIKYLPLRDYLHAGAPQGVTLVISPYAAVHSAPQPPLVYTELPLERQQRKAIRALLEAP, encoded by the coding sequence ATGAGCCTGGACACCGCTCCCGTGCCTGAGCTCTCCGGTCAACAACGGCGCTGTCATCTGTTGCTGATGCTGTATGCGCCGGCGCCCGAAGTACAGCTGGAGACTATCAGTAAAATCAATGGCGTCGCCCCCCTGATTACCCGGCAAGATATAGCCGAGGTGGCCAGTGAAATCCAGCGTTTCCATCAGTTGGAGATCGTCGGCAACCCCGACGACGGCTATCGGCTCAGGGGGAGCGCGCTCAATCAACGCCTTTGCCTGATCCACTGGCTGCGGCGGGCGCTGCGCTGCAGCCCGCAGTTTGTCGAAGACCATTTCGTTCCCCGGCTGCGGCAGGCCTTGGCGATGGACGCCGGCTTTTCCGCCCAATTGGAACCGTGCATCGGCATGTGCGAATCCCTGCTCAACCGCAGCTTCGACGCGCGCGACCGGCAGTTTCTGCAGCATTACCTGTGTTACTGCGCCTGGCAAAGCCAACGGCAGCGGCACCCGCAGTTCAGCGCCAGCCAGCGTGGCTGGCTGCATCAGAAACCGGAACAGCGCGCGGCCGACGCGCTGCATCAAACGCTCAATCAGCTGTTTAACCACATGCCTGATGACGACGAACGCGACTTTCTGGTGCTGATGTTCACCATGTTGAAAAACCACAGCTACCATAGCAACGATTCAGAGGAAGATCGGCGGCTGATGGCGGCTATCGATCGGATGGTGGAGCGCTTCCAGCAGATCTCCGGCATGAGCTTCAGCAGCCAGGCGGATTTGGTCAGCCAGCTGTTCGCCCATCTGGCCCCCGCCGTTGAGCGCTGCCGTTTCGACATTGGCATCGACAACATGCTGCTGGAGGAGGTGGTGCGCAAATATCCGCGCCTGATGCGCACCACGCAGGAAGCGTTAGCGCCCTTCGAGCAGGAATACGATTTGCATTTTTCTCACGAAGAGGCGGGATTGGTGGCCATCAGCTTCGGCGCCTGGCTGATGCAGGACAATGCGTTGCAGGAAAAGCAGGTGCTGCTGCTGACGCTGGATAACCCGCAGTTGGAAGAGGAAGTGGAATATCAGATTCGGGAATTGACGCTGCTGCCGCTCAACATCAAATACCTGCCGCTGCGCGACTACCTGCACGCCGGCGCGCCGCAGGGCGTCACGCTGGTGATCAGCCCCTACGCCGCGGTGCATAGCGCACCGCAGCCGCCGCTGGTGTATACCGAACTGCCGCTGGAACGCCAGCAGCGCAAAGCCATTCGCGCGCTGCTGGAAGCCCCGTGA
- the glyA gene encoding serine hydroxymethyltransferase, translating to MLKREMNIADYDAELWRAMEQEVVRQEEHIELIASENYTSPRVMQAQGSQLTNKYAEGYPGKRYYGGCEYVDIVEQLAIDRAKALFGADYANVQPHSGSQANFAVYTALLQPGDTILGMNLAHGGHLTHGSPVNLSGKLYNVVPYGIDEEGKIDYEDLAKQAQTHKPKMIIGGFSAFSGVVDWAKMREIADSIGAYLFVDMAHVAGLIAAGVYPNPVPHAHIVTTTTHKTLAGPRGGLILAKGGDEELYKKLNSAVFPGGQGGPLMHVIAGKAVALKEAMEPEFKVYQQQVADNAKAMVDVFLQRGYKVVSGGTHNHLFLLDLVDKNLTGKEADAALGRANITVNKNSVPNDPKSPFVTSGVRIGTPAVTRRGFKEAEVRELAGWICDVLDNINDEATIERTKQKVLDICARLPVYA from the coding sequence ATGTTAAAGCGTGAAATGAACATTGCCGATTACGATGCCGAACTGTGGCGTGCAATGGAGCAAGAAGTGGTGCGTCAGGAAGAGCACATCGAGCTGATTGCGTCTGAGAACTACACCAGCCCGCGCGTCATGCAGGCTCAGGGTTCCCAGCTGACCAACAAATACGCGGAAGGCTACCCGGGCAAGCGTTACTACGGCGGCTGCGAATACGTGGATATCGTTGAGCAACTGGCTATCGACCGCGCGAAAGCGCTGTTCGGCGCAGACTATGCCAACGTGCAGCCGCACTCCGGTTCTCAGGCTAACTTCGCCGTTTACACCGCGCTGCTGCAGCCGGGCGACACCATTTTGGGCATGAACCTGGCGCACGGCGGCCACCTGACCCACGGCTCCCCGGTTAACCTGTCCGGCAAACTCTACAACGTGGTGCCTTACGGCATCGACGAAGAAGGCAAAATCGACTATGAGGATCTGGCCAAGCAGGCGCAGACCCACAAGCCGAAAATGATCATCGGCGGCTTCTCCGCCTTCTCCGGCGTCGTCGATTGGGCAAAAATGCGTGAAATCGCCGACAGCATCGGCGCTTACCTGTTCGTTGACATGGCGCACGTCGCCGGTCTGATCGCCGCCGGCGTTTACCCGAACCCGGTGCCGCACGCGCACATCGTCACCACCACCACCCACAAAACCCTGGCGGGTCCGCGTGGCGGCCTGATCCTGGCGAAGGGCGGCGACGAAGAGCTGTACAAAAAGCTGAACTCCGCAGTGTTCCCAGGCGGCCAGGGCGGCCCGCTGATGCACGTGATCGCCGGCAAGGCGGTGGCGCTGAAAGAAGCGATGGAGCCGGAGTTCAAGGTTTACCAGCAGCAAGTGGCCGACAACGCCAAAGCGATGGTGGATGTGTTCCTGCAGCGCGGCTATAAAGTGGTTTCCGGCGGCACCCACAACCATCTGTTCCTGCTGGATCTGGTGGACAAGAACCTGACCGGTAAAGAAGCTGACGCTGCTCTCGGCCGCGCCAACATCACCGTGAACAAAAACAGCGTGCCTAACGATCCTAAGAGCCCGTTCGTCACCTCCGGCGTGCGTATCGGCACCCCGGCGGTAACCCGCCGCGGCTTCAAGGAAGCCGAAGTGCGCGAACTGGCCGGCTGGATCTGCGACGTGCTGGACAACATCAACGATGAAGCCACCATCGAACGCACCAAGCAGAAAGTGCTGGATATCTGCGCCCGCCTGCCGGTTTACGCATAA
- a CDS encoding NAD(P)-binding protein, whose translation MGITRRDFLNGVAITIAAGLTPMQILRASPQTANQTLYYPPALTGLRGNHPGSFEHAHQLGRDGKVFDFGAVPAAEEFDLVVVGAGISGLAAACFWQQMKGTQQRILLIDNHDDFGGHAKRNEFSSESGTLLGYGGSESLQSPRSNFSPVAMGLLQKLGVSIDKLEQAFDKTFYPDLNLSRGVYFDRKNFGVDKVVSGDPGRMVADDIPHDRLNGRSYEAFIGDFPLPESDRQALIALHTVDKDYLPEMSREQKVEWLDTHSYTQFLQEKVGLSEMAIRYFQQTTSDFQAVGIDATSCSDARICDLPGLNGMNLPPLDAESQADLDDPYVFHFPDGNATLARLMVRHLIPAVAPGGKDMNDIVLAKFDYAQLDRPEAPVKLRLNSTGLHAANVGDKVEVTYMTGEKMTKVRAGQVVMAGYNMMIPYLVPEMPHEQQEALKQNVKSPLVYSKVVIRNWQPFIKLGVHEVYSPTAPYCRVKLDYPVSMGGYQHPRDPNQPIGLHMVYVPTLAGSGLSPREQSRKGRALLLGTPFEVHEQMIREQLQGMLGSAGFDHQRDIEAITVNRWSHGYSYFLNGLFDDEDEAQKIIETARQPIGKIAIANSDSDWSPYANSAIDQAWRAVNELAYGKVAAREGA comes from the coding sequence ATGGGCATCACCAGACGCGATTTTCTTAATGGGGTGGCGATTACCATCGCCGCCGGGCTGACGCCGATGCAGATCCTGCGCGCGTCGCCGCAAACCGCCAATCAAACCCTGTACTATCCGCCGGCGCTGACCGGGCTGCGGGGTAACCATCCGGGATCGTTCGAGCATGCTCACCAACTGGGGCGCGACGGTAAAGTCTTTGATTTCGGCGCCGTGCCCGCCGCTGAAGAGTTCGATCTGGTGGTGGTGGGGGCCGGCATCAGCGGGCTGGCCGCCGCCTGCTTCTGGCAGCAGATGAAGGGAACGCAGCAGCGCATCCTGTTGATCGACAACCACGACGACTTCGGCGGCCACGCCAAGCGCAACGAATTCAGCAGCGAAAGCGGCACTCTCCTCGGCTACGGCGGCAGCGAGTCGCTGCAGTCGCCGCGCTCCAACTTCAGCCCGGTGGCGATGGGGCTGCTGCAGAAGCTGGGCGTGAGCATCGACAAGCTGGAGCAGGCCTTCGATAAAACCTTCTACCCGGATCTAAACCTCAGCCGCGGCGTGTATTTCGATCGCAAAAACTTCGGCGTCGACAAGGTGGTGAGCGGCGATCCGGGCCGCATGGTGGCGGACGATATCCCGCATGATCGCCTGAACGGCCGTTCTTATGAGGCGTTTATCGGCGACTTCCCGTTGCCGGAAAGCGATCGCCAGGCGCTGATCGCGCTGCATACGGTGGATAAGGACTACCTGCCGGAGATGAGCCGGGAACAGAAGGTCGAGTGGCTCGACACCCACAGCTATACCCAATTCCTGCAGGAGAAGGTCGGCCTGAGCGAGATGGCGATCCGCTACTTCCAGCAGACCACCAGCGATTTCCAGGCGGTGGGCATCGACGCTACCTCCTGCAGCGACGCGCGCATCTGCGATCTGCCCGGCCTGAACGGCATGAACCTGCCGCCGCTGGACGCAGAGTCGCAGGCCGATCTCGACGATCCTTACGTGTTCCACTTCCCGGACGGCAACGCCACGCTGGCGCGCCTGATGGTGCGCCATCTGATCCCGGCGGTGGCGCCGGGCGGCAAGGATATGAACGACATCGTGCTGGCGAAGTTCGACTACGCCCAGCTCGATCGCCCGGAAGCGCCGGTGAAGCTGCGCCTGAACAGCACCGGCCTGCACGCGGCCAACGTTGGCGACAAGGTGGAAGTCACCTATATGACCGGCGAGAAGATGACCAAGGTGCGCGCCGGGCAGGTGGTGATGGCCGGTTACAACATGATGATCCCGTATCTGGTGCCGGAAATGCCGCATGAGCAGCAGGAAGCGCTGAAGCAGAACGTCAAGTCGCCGCTGGTGTACAGCAAGGTGGTGATCCGCAACTGGCAGCCGTTCATCAAGCTGGGGGTGCACGAGGTGTATTCACCGACCGCGCCTTACTGCCGGGTGAAGCTGGACTACCCGGTCAGCATGGGGGGTTACCAGCACCCGCGCGACCCGAATCAGCCGATCGGCCTGCACATGGTATACGTGCCGACGCTGGCGGGCAGCGGGCTGAGCCCGCGCGAGCAGTCGCGCAAGGGCCGCGCATTGCTGCTGGGCACGCCGTTCGAGGTGCATGAGCAGATGATCCGCGAACAGCTGCAGGGCATGCTGGGGTCGGCCGGTTTCGACCATCAGCGCGACATTGAGGCGATCACCGTCAACCGCTGGTCGCACGGCTATTCCTACTTCCTCAACGGACTGTTCGACGATGAGGATGAAGCGCAGAAAATTATCGAAACGGCGCGTCAGCCAATAGGCAAGATCGCCATCGCCAACTCCGATTCCGACTGGAGCCCTTACGCCAACTCGGCGATCGATCAGGCGTGGCGCGCGGTTAACGAGCTGGCCTACGGCAAGGTTGCCGCCAGGGAGGGAGCATGA
- a CDS encoding DUF1007 family protein, producing the protein MLRYNKIEYPRMMKLRLILAGACALFSTGAVAHPHSFIDMNTTFVAKDQRLVGLKMVWVMDEITSADLLYDARNAKSDSVVWKKLAAEVMANVLGQHYFTDVYRGGKPVKYLNLPTEYHLSRQGNQAVLEFVLPLAEPQPLAGKPFEISTYDPTYFVDMTYKDQAALHLPPELAQQCKFSLKTPKPDASLQAYALSLDKNDSPGEDMALGQQFAQRVTLQCQ; encoded by the coding sequence ATGTTACGTTATAACAAAATTGAGTATCCTCGGATGATGAAGCTACGTCTTATTCTGGCCGGCGCCTGTGCCTTGTTCAGCACCGGCGCTGTCGCTCACCCGCACAGCTTTATTGATATGAACACCACCTTTGTGGCTAAGGATCAACGGCTGGTCGGCTTGAAAATGGTTTGGGTAATGGATGAAATCACCTCGGCGGACCTGCTGTACGACGCCAGGAATGCCAAAAGCGATTCGGTGGTGTGGAAAAAACTGGCGGCGGAAGTGATGGCCAACGTGCTCGGCCAGCACTACTTCACCGATGTCTATCGCGGCGGCAAACCGGTGAAATACCTTAATCTGCCGACCGAATATCACCTGTCGCGCCAGGGCAACCAGGCGGTGCTGGAGTTCGTGTTACCGCTGGCCGAACCGCAGCCGCTGGCGGGCAAACCCTTTGAGATCTCCACCTACGATCCCACCTATTTCGTCGACATGACCTATAAAGACCAGGCTGCGCTACATCTGCCGCCGGAGCTGGCGCAGCAGTGCAAGTTCAGCCTGAAGACGCCGAAACCGGACGCTTCGCTGCAGGCTTATGCACTGTCGCTCGATAAGAACGACTCGCCCGGCGAAGATATGGCGCTGGGGCAACAGTTCGCTCAACGGGTGACCTTGCAATGTCAATAA
- a CDS encoding 3-phenylpropionate MFS transporter produces MVLQSTRWLALSYFTYFFSYGIFLPFWGVWLKGEGIAPETIGMLLGAGLIARFLGSLLIAPRVKDPSQLVNALRLLALLTLAFAVGFCFGNGWGWLMLVIAGFNLFFSPLVPLTDALAATWQKQITMDYGRVRLWGSLAFVIGSALTGQLVAVWGHNAILYSLIASVLAMLLGMMLKPSVMPQGEARTHSEPERSLFELLKEGPVWRFLLCVTLLQGAHAGYYSFGSIYWQEAGYSASTIGYLWSLGVVAEVIIFASSNVLFRRWNARSLLLLSACCGVLRWSLMAYSTELGWLLLIQILHCGTFTVCHLAAMRFIAARQGPEVIRLQAVYSALAMGGGIAIMTVIAGFLFEHLQGGVFWVMAAVAVPALFIRPPAVSAAR; encoded by the coding sequence ATGGTTCTGCAATCAACGCGTTGGCTCGCTCTCAGCTATTTCACCTACTTCTTTTCGTATGGCATTTTCTTACCCTTTTGGGGCGTTTGGTTAAAAGGCGAGGGCATCGCGCCCGAAACCATCGGTATGTTGCTCGGCGCCGGCCTGATTGCCCGTTTTCTCGGTAGTTTGCTGATTGCTCCCCGCGTGAAAGACCCCTCTCAACTGGTGAATGCCTTGCGTCTGCTGGCGCTGCTGACGCTGGCCTTCGCCGTCGGTTTCTGCTTCGGCAACGGCTGGGGCTGGCTGATGCTGGTGATCGCCGGCTTCAACCTGTTCTTCTCGCCGCTGGTGCCGTTGACCGATGCGCTGGCCGCCACCTGGCAAAAACAAATCACCATGGATTACGGCCGGGTGCGGCTGTGGGGATCGCTGGCGTTCGTTATCGGCTCGGCGCTGACCGGGCAACTGGTGGCGGTGTGGGGCCACAACGCCATCCTCTACAGCCTGATTGCCAGCGTGCTGGCGATGTTGTTGGGCATGATGCTGAAGCCCAGCGTGATGCCGCAGGGCGAGGCCCGTACCCACAGCGAACCCGAACGTTCGCTGTTTGAGCTGTTGAAGGAAGGGCCGGTGTGGCGCTTTCTGCTGTGCGTCACCCTGCTGCAGGGGGCGCACGCCGGTTATTACAGCTTCGGCTCTATCTACTGGCAGGAGGCCGGCTATTCGGCTTCGACCATCGGCTACCTGTGGTCGCTGGGGGTGGTGGCGGAAGTGATTATCTTCGCCAGCAGCAATGTGCTGTTCCGCCGCTGGAATGCGCGCAGCCTGCTGCTGCTCTCGGCCTGCTGCGGGGTGCTGCGCTGGAGCCTGATGGCCTACAGCACCGAACTGGGTTGGCTGCTGCTGATCCAGATCTTGCATTGCGGCACCTTTACCGTCTGTCACCTGGCGGCGATGCGCTTTATTGCGGCGCGCCAGGGGCCGGAGGTGATCCGCCTGCAGGCGGTGTATTCGGCGTTGGCGATGGGGGGCGGTATCGCGATCATGACGGTGATCGCCGGTTTCCTGTTCGAGCATCTGCAGGGTGGGGTGTTCTGGGTAATGGCGGCGGTGGCGGTGCCGGCGCTGTTCATCCGACCGCCGGCGGTGAGCGCAGCCCGCTGA